The Megachile rotundata isolate GNS110a chromosome 11, iyMegRotu1, whole genome shotgun sequence genome includes a region encoding these proteins:
- the Gli gene encoding carboxyl ester lipase-like protein Gli isoform X1, giving the protein MVACGLYASIGRVCFYFWLFMDAAWCQEQIASGSRYYSRDGVYVPSNGPNHRTDTYFYKDRRYGYRPSYLDPVYRGPTRVPGDRYHYEDTTSRLPLPGILGGWREDLQGRERPDSKSLDRDVTVTTNYGQVQGFKVYLYDDPRARHRPWSQPVERSTNNVNVFLGIPYATPPTKEGRFKPPRPHKGWQLLQAVDWGPACPQPSAYTGATKGIRDVDEDCLYLNIFTPSIDAGLAQAYPVMFYIHGGEFIHGASNLFPAHMLAAFYNVVVVSINYRLGALGFLSTGDENSPGNYGILDQAMALRWVYDNIRAFNGNPDAITLFGPGAGAASAGLLMVAPRTREMVSKVIAQSGSALADWAVIIDKYRAQNTSRVYAEMLGCSIESSWKLVQCLKDGRSFLELGNSDLKPHIGTFPWAPVLDVNFTVPRDNWYEDWRASDWHFFTGTPENSIKNRWFKHNLAYMTGVTTQEAAYMIHNNATLARNQYIIDPELFDKKVWEFILQYNYTLNPQGVYEAIKYMYTYWPDPNNVTYIRDQFINLLTDFHYVAPFDKIAKLLVEKRVPTYLYVLNTTVEALKLPQWRRVPHNTELLWLTGAPFMDVEFFPEKWKLQRDMWTDNDRNMSHFFMQAYANFATYGNPTPSQILGLHFEVAKPGELRYLNINTTFNSSILLNYRQTESAFWSIYLPTVIGRLVPTYPPVTEYWWEPKQPLQIAFWSVSAACLLLIVLAVVCCMLWRNAKRQSDHYYSGDILMVRDDEPSEGIENMTRSSKENVYEYRDMPPARSRVPRQNETKLQERLAHNRKFSSTPSLRSNSNVSLKDMRSEGFVTSSPNGQPRLSKAVSQSSLPKSKTHLVQGVPQTAV; this is encoded by the exons ATGGTCGCGTGTGGTCTGTACGCGTCGATTGGGCGCGTCTGTTTTTACTTCTGGCTTTTTATGGATGCGGCATGGTGTCAAGAACAAATAGCCTCGGGTAGTCGCTACTACAGTCGCGATGGTGTGTACGTACCGTCAAACGGGCCTAATCATCGAACTgacacttatttttataaagataGAAGGTATGGGTATCGGCCCAGTTACCTAGATCCTGTTTATAGAGGACCCACCAGAGTACCTGGAGATAGATACCATTATGAG GATACAACTTCGAGGCTCCCTCTGCCAGGAATATTGGGTGGTTGGCGTGAAGATCTTCAAGGAAGAGAAAGACCTGATTCCAAGAGCTTGGACAGAGACGTGACAGTTACCACAAATTATGGACAAGTACAAGGatttaaagtttatttataCGATGATCCACGTGCAAGGCATAGGCCGTGGAGTCAGCCAGTTGAGAGAAGCACGAACAATGTTAATGTATTTTTGGGCATTCCTTATGCTACTCCTCCTACTAAGGAAGGTCGCTTTAAACCACCTAGGCCTCATAAAGGTTGGCAGTTACTGCAAGCTGTTGATTGGGGTCCAGCTTGTCCTCAACCTAGCGCCTACACTGGTGCTACTAAAGGAATTAGAGATGTAGACGAGGACTGCTTATATTTAAACATCTTCACTCCGTCTATTGATGCTGGTTTGGCTCAGGCATATCCAGTAATGTTTTATATTCATGGTGGAGAATTTATACATGGGGCCAGTAACTTATTTCCAGCTCACATGTTGGCTGCATTTTATAATGTAGTTGTTGTGTCAATTAACTACAGACTGGGAGCATTGGGATTTCTCAGTACAGGAGATGAGAATAGCcctgggaattatggaattttggatcaAGCTATGGCATTACGATGGGTGTATGATAATATTAGGGCCTTTAATGGTAATCCTGATGCAATAACGCTCTTTGGTCCTGGTGCTGGTGCAGCAAGTGCTGGATTGTTAATGGTTGCACCTAGAACCAGAGAAATGGTGTCAAAAGTAATAGCTCAATCAGGTTCTGCATTAGCAGATTGGGCAGTTATAATTGATAAATATAGAGCACAGAATACATCTAGAGTGTATGCAGAAATGTTAGGCTGTAGTATAGAAAGTAGTTGGAAATTGGTGCAATGTTTAAAAGATGGCAGATCTTTCCTTGAGTTGGGTAATTCTGATTTAAAACCACACATTGGAACATTTCCATGGGCTCCTGTGCTGGATGTTAATTTTACTGTTCCACGTGATAATTGGTATGAAGACTGGAGAGCATCAGATTGGCACTTTTTTACTGGGACACCAGAAAATAGCATAAAAAATCGTTGGTTTAAACACAATTTGGCATATATGACAGGTGTTACCACTCAAGAAGCAGCATATATGATAC ATAATAATGCTACATTGGCAAGAAATCAGTATATAATTGATCCAgaattatttgataaaaaagtTTGGGAATTCATTCTTCAATATAATTACACTCTTAATCCCCAAGGCGTTTATGAGgctataaaatatatgtacacatattggCCAGACCCAaataatgttacatatattCGTGATCAATTCATTAAT TTACTGACTGATTTTCATTACGTGGCTCCTTttgataaaattgcaaaattgctagTGGAGAAACGTGTACCTACTTATTTGTACGTATTAAATACAACTGTGGAGGCATTAAAATTACCACAGTGGCGTAGAGTGCCACACAATACTGAACTTCTTTGGTTAACAGGAGCACCTTTTATGGATGTTG AATTTTTCCCAGAAAAATGGAAATTGCAAAGAGACATGTGGACGGACAACGATCGAAACATGAGCCACTTCTTTATGCAAGCATATGCAAATTTTGCTACATACGG AAATCCTACACCGTCACAAATTTTGGGATTGCACTTTGAGGTCGCTAAACCGGGAGAATTACGGTACCTGAATATTAATACTACTTTTAatagttcaattttattaaactacCGACAAACGGAAAGTGCCTTTTGGTCCATTTACTTGCCTACTGTTATTGGTCGATTGGTACCTACATATCCTCCAGTCACAGAG taTTGGTGGGAACCAAAACAACCTCTTCAAATTGCATTTTGGTCAGTTTCTGCAGCATGTTTACTGCTGATCGTACTTGCTGTGGTGTGTTGTATGCTTTGGCGCAATGCCAAAAG ACAATCTGATCACTACTATAGCGGAGACATCCTGATGGTACGAGACGACGAGCCATCGGAGGGAATCGAGAATATGACTCGTTCATCGAAAGAAAACGTTTATGAATACCGTGACATGCCACCAGCCAGGTCCAGAGTACCACGACAGAACGAAACTAAACTTCAAGAACGACTAGCGCACAATCGGAAATTCAGTTCGACTCCGTCCCTTAGAAGTAATTCTAACGTCTCGCTGAAAGATATGCGTTCAGAAGGATTTGTTACCAGTTCACCAAACGGACAACCCAGGTTGAGCAAAGCCGTGAGCCAATCGTCACTCCCTAAAAGCAAGACTCACTTAGTTCAAGGTGTTCCACAAACAGCTGTATGA
- the Gli gene encoding carboxyl ester lipase-like protein Gli isoform X2 produces MVACGLYASIGRVCFYFWLFMDAAWCQEQIASGSRYYSRDGVYVPSNGPNHRTDTYFYKDRRYGYRPSYLDPVYRGPTRVPGDRYHYEDTTSRLPLPGILGGWREDLQGRERPDSKSLDRDVTVTTNYGQVQGFKVYLYDDPRARHRPWSQPVERSTNNVNVFLGIPYATPPTKEGRFKPPRPHKGWQLLQAVDWGPACPQPSAYTGATKGIRDVDEDCLYLNIFTPSIDAGLAQAYPVMFYIHGGEFIHGASNLFPAHMLAAFYNVVVVSINYRLGALGFLSTGDENSPGNYGILDQAMALRWVYDNIRAFNGNPDAITLFGPGAGAASAGLLMVAPRTREMVSKVIAQSGSALADWAVIIDKYRAQNTSRVYAEMLGCSIESSWKLVQCLKDGRSFLELGNSDLKPHIGTFPWAPVLDVNFTVPRDNWYEDWRASDWHFFTGTPENSIKNRWFKHNLAYMTGVTTQEAAYMIHNNATLARNQYIIDPELFDKKVWEFILQYNYTLNPQGVYEAIKYMYTYWPDPNNVTYIRDQFINLLTDFHYVAPFDKIAKLLVEKRVPTYLYVLNTTVEALKLPQWRRVPHNTELLWLTGAPFMDVEFFPEKWKLQRDMWTDNDRNMSHFFMQAYANFATYGNPTPSQILGLHFEVAKPGELRYLNINTTFNSSILLNYRQTESAFWSIYLPTVIGRLVPTYPPVTEYWWEPKQPLQIAFWSVSAACLLLIVLAVVCCMLWRNAKSKTMAARTYADNLITTIAETS; encoded by the exons ATGGTCGCGTGTGGTCTGTACGCGTCGATTGGGCGCGTCTGTTTTTACTTCTGGCTTTTTATGGATGCGGCATGGTGTCAAGAACAAATAGCCTCGGGTAGTCGCTACTACAGTCGCGATGGTGTGTACGTACCGTCAAACGGGCCTAATCATCGAACTgacacttatttttataaagataGAAGGTATGGGTATCGGCCCAGTTACCTAGATCCTGTTTATAGAGGACCCACCAGAGTACCTGGAGATAGATACCATTATGAG GATACAACTTCGAGGCTCCCTCTGCCAGGAATATTGGGTGGTTGGCGTGAAGATCTTCAAGGAAGAGAAAGACCTGATTCCAAGAGCTTGGACAGAGACGTGACAGTTACCACAAATTATGGACAAGTACAAGGatttaaagtttatttataCGATGATCCACGTGCAAGGCATAGGCCGTGGAGTCAGCCAGTTGAGAGAAGCACGAACAATGTTAATGTATTTTTGGGCATTCCTTATGCTACTCCTCCTACTAAGGAAGGTCGCTTTAAACCACCTAGGCCTCATAAAGGTTGGCAGTTACTGCAAGCTGTTGATTGGGGTCCAGCTTGTCCTCAACCTAGCGCCTACACTGGTGCTACTAAAGGAATTAGAGATGTAGACGAGGACTGCTTATATTTAAACATCTTCACTCCGTCTATTGATGCTGGTTTGGCTCAGGCATATCCAGTAATGTTTTATATTCATGGTGGAGAATTTATACATGGGGCCAGTAACTTATTTCCAGCTCACATGTTGGCTGCATTTTATAATGTAGTTGTTGTGTCAATTAACTACAGACTGGGAGCATTGGGATTTCTCAGTACAGGAGATGAGAATAGCcctgggaattatggaattttggatcaAGCTATGGCATTACGATGGGTGTATGATAATATTAGGGCCTTTAATGGTAATCCTGATGCAATAACGCTCTTTGGTCCTGGTGCTGGTGCAGCAAGTGCTGGATTGTTAATGGTTGCACCTAGAACCAGAGAAATGGTGTCAAAAGTAATAGCTCAATCAGGTTCTGCATTAGCAGATTGGGCAGTTATAATTGATAAATATAGAGCACAGAATACATCTAGAGTGTATGCAGAAATGTTAGGCTGTAGTATAGAAAGTAGTTGGAAATTGGTGCAATGTTTAAAAGATGGCAGATCTTTCCTTGAGTTGGGTAATTCTGATTTAAAACCACACATTGGAACATTTCCATGGGCTCCTGTGCTGGATGTTAATTTTACTGTTCCACGTGATAATTGGTATGAAGACTGGAGAGCATCAGATTGGCACTTTTTTACTGGGACACCAGAAAATAGCATAAAAAATCGTTGGTTTAAACACAATTTGGCATATATGACAGGTGTTACCACTCAAGAAGCAGCATATATGATAC ATAATAATGCTACATTGGCAAGAAATCAGTATATAATTGATCCAgaattatttgataaaaaagtTTGGGAATTCATTCTTCAATATAATTACACTCTTAATCCCCAAGGCGTTTATGAGgctataaaatatatgtacacatattggCCAGACCCAaataatgttacatatattCGTGATCAATTCATTAAT TTACTGACTGATTTTCATTACGTGGCTCCTTttgataaaattgcaaaattgctagTGGAGAAACGTGTACCTACTTATTTGTACGTATTAAATACAACTGTGGAGGCATTAAAATTACCACAGTGGCGTAGAGTGCCACACAATACTGAACTTCTTTGGTTAACAGGAGCACCTTTTATGGATGTTG AATTTTTCCCAGAAAAATGGAAATTGCAAAGAGACATGTGGACGGACAACGATCGAAACATGAGCCACTTCTTTATGCAAGCATATGCAAATTTTGCTACATACGG AAATCCTACACCGTCACAAATTTTGGGATTGCACTTTGAGGTCGCTAAACCGGGAGAATTACGGTACCTGAATATTAATACTACTTTTAatagttcaattttattaaactacCGACAAACGGAAAGTGCCTTTTGGTCCATTTACTTGCCTACTGTTATTGGTCGATTGGTACCTACATATCCTCCAGTCACAGAG taTTGGTGGGAACCAAAACAACCTCTTCAAATTGCATTTTGGTCAGTTTCTGCAGCATGTTTACTGCTGATCGTACTTGCTGTGGTGTGTTGTATGCTTTGGCGCAATGCCAAAAG CAAAACAATGGCTGCCAGAACGTACGCAG ACAATCTGATCACTACTATAGCGGAGACATCCTGA
- the Gli gene encoding carboxyl ester lipase-like protein Gli isoform X3: MVACGLYASIGRVCFYFWLFMDAAWCQEQIASGSRYYSRDGVYVPSNGPNHRTDTYFYKDRRYGYRPSYLDPVYRGPTRVPGDRYHYEDTTSRLPLPGILGGWREDLQGRERPDSKSLDRDVTVTTNYGQVQGFKVYLYDDPRARHRPWSQPVERSTNNVNVFLGIPYATPPTKEGRFKPPRPHKGWQLLQAVDWGPACPQPSAYTGATKGIRDVDEDCLYLNIFTPSIDAGLAQAYPVMFYIHGGEFIHGASNLFPAHMLAAFYNVVVVSINYRLGALGFLSTGDENSPGNYGILDQAMALRWVYDNIRAFNGNPDAITLFGPGAGAASAGLLMVAPRTREMVSKVIAQSGSALADWAVIIDKYRAQNTSRVYAEMLGCSIESSWKLVQCLKDGRSFLELGNSDLKPHIGTFPWAPVLDVNFTVPRDNWYEDWRASDWHFFTGTPENSIKNRWFKHNLAYMTGVTTQEAAYMIHNNATLARNQYIIDPELFDKKVWEFILQYNYTLNPQGVYEAIKYMYTYWPDPNNVTYIRDQFINLLTDFHYVAPFDKIAKLLVEKRVPTYLYVLNTTVEALKLPQWRRVPHNTELLWLTGAPFMDVEFFPEKWKLQRDMWTDNDRNMSHFFMQAYANFATYGNPTPSQILGLHFEVAKPGELRYLNINTTFNSSILLNYRQTESAFWSIYLPTVIGRLVPTYPPVTEYWWEPKQPLQIAFWSVSAACLLLIVLAVVCCMLWRNAKR; encoded by the exons ATGGTCGCGTGTGGTCTGTACGCGTCGATTGGGCGCGTCTGTTTTTACTTCTGGCTTTTTATGGATGCGGCATGGTGTCAAGAACAAATAGCCTCGGGTAGTCGCTACTACAGTCGCGATGGTGTGTACGTACCGTCAAACGGGCCTAATCATCGAACTgacacttatttttataaagataGAAGGTATGGGTATCGGCCCAGTTACCTAGATCCTGTTTATAGAGGACCCACCAGAGTACCTGGAGATAGATACCATTATGAG GATACAACTTCGAGGCTCCCTCTGCCAGGAATATTGGGTGGTTGGCGTGAAGATCTTCAAGGAAGAGAAAGACCTGATTCCAAGAGCTTGGACAGAGACGTGACAGTTACCACAAATTATGGACAAGTACAAGGatttaaagtttatttataCGATGATCCACGTGCAAGGCATAGGCCGTGGAGTCAGCCAGTTGAGAGAAGCACGAACAATGTTAATGTATTTTTGGGCATTCCTTATGCTACTCCTCCTACTAAGGAAGGTCGCTTTAAACCACCTAGGCCTCATAAAGGTTGGCAGTTACTGCAAGCTGTTGATTGGGGTCCAGCTTGTCCTCAACCTAGCGCCTACACTGGTGCTACTAAAGGAATTAGAGATGTAGACGAGGACTGCTTATATTTAAACATCTTCACTCCGTCTATTGATGCTGGTTTGGCTCAGGCATATCCAGTAATGTTTTATATTCATGGTGGAGAATTTATACATGGGGCCAGTAACTTATTTCCAGCTCACATGTTGGCTGCATTTTATAATGTAGTTGTTGTGTCAATTAACTACAGACTGGGAGCATTGGGATTTCTCAGTACAGGAGATGAGAATAGCcctgggaattatggaattttggatcaAGCTATGGCATTACGATGGGTGTATGATAATATTAGGGCCTTTAATGGTAATCCTGATGCAATAACGCTCTTTGGTCCTGGTGCTGGTGCAGCAAGTGCTGGATTGTTAATGGTTGCACCTAGAACCAGAGAAATGGTGTCAAAAGTAATAGCTCAATCAGGTTCTGCATTAGCAGATTGGGCAGTTATAATTGATAAATATAGAGCACAGAATACATCTAGAGTGTATGCAGAAATGTTAGGCTGTAGTATAGAAAGTAGTTGGAAATTGGTGCAATGTTTAAAAGATGGCAGATCTTTCCTTGAGTTGGGTAATTCTGATTTAAAACCACACATTGGAACATTTCCATGGGCTCCTGTGCTGGATGTTAATTTTACTGTTCCACGTGATAATTGGTATGAAGACTGGAGAGCATCAGATTGGCACTTTTTTACTGGGACACCAGAAAATAGCATAAAAAATCGTTGGTTTAAACACAATTTGGCATATATGACAGGTGTTACCACTCAAGAAGCAGCATATATGATAC ATAATAATGCTACATTGGCAAGAAATCAGTATATAATTGATCCAgaattatttgataaaaaagtTTGGGAATTCATTCTTCAATATAATTACACTCTTAATCCCCAAGGCGTTTATGAGgctataaaatatatgtacacatattggCCAGACCCAaataatgttacatatattCGTGATCAATTCATTAAT TTACTGACTGATTTTCATTACGTGGCTCCTTttgataaaattgcaaaattgctagTGGAGAAACGTGTACCTACTTATTTGTACGTATTAAATACAACTGTGGAGGCATTAAAATTACCACAGTGGCGTAGAGTGCCACACAATACTGAACTTCTTTGGTTAACAGGAGCACCTTTTATGGATGTTG AATTTTTCCCAGAAAAATGGAAATTGCAAAGAGACATGTGGACGGACAACGATCGAAACATGAGCCACTTCTTTATGCAAGCATATGCAAATTTTGCTACATACGG AAATCCTACACCGTCACAAATTTTGGGATTGCACTTTGAGGTCGCTAAACCGGGAGAATTACGGTACCTGAATATTAATACTACTTTTAatagttcaattttattaaactacCGACAAACGGAAAGTGCCTTTTGGTCCATTTACTTGCCTACTGTTATTGGTCGATTGGTACCTACATATCCTCCAGTCACAGAG taTTGGTGGGAACCAAAACAACCTCTTCAAATTGCATTTTGGTCAGTTTCTGCAGCATGTTTACTGCTGATCGTACTTGCTGTGGTGTGTTGTATGCTTTGGCGCAATGCCAAAAGGTAA